A single region of the Psychrobacter alimentarius genome encodes:
- the uraH gene encoding hydroxyisourate hydrolase, with protein MNNNLLKAIAFGGVLATTAVASHAAGNQENYQLSSHILDISTGKPAPNVNVKLMMQDKAGGWKLLNTQKTDANGRIGNFLPNQDGVQHDGTYKLIFETTPYFRNQGLKSFYPYVEVNFNIEGDNHYHVPITLSPYGYSTYRGS; from the coding sequence CGATTGCCTTTGGAGGTGTGTTGGCTACTACTGCGGTGGCGAGCCATGCTGCGGGTAATCAAGAAAACTACCAGCTATCCAGTCATATTTTGGATATCAGTACAGGTAAACCTGCGCCAAATGTCAATGTGAAGCTAATGATGCAAGATAAGGCAGGCGGTTGGAAATTACTGAATACTCAAAAAACGGACGCCAATGGACGTATTGGCAACTTTTTACCGAATCAAGATGGTGTTCAGCACGATGGTACTTATAAGCTTATCTTTGAGACAACTCCTTATTTTCGTAATCAAGGTCTGAAGTCTTTTTATCCTTATGTTGAAGTCAACTTCAACATTGAAGGCGACAACCATTATCATGTGCCAATCACTTTATCGCCATACGGCTATAGTACGTATCGTGGTAGCTAA